In Haloterrigena turkmenica DSM 5511, a single genomic region encodes these proteins:
- the pspAB gene encoding PspA-associated protein PspAB codes for MGLVDELRSVLGLRAETDARRDADPEDLFGMSTAYLTMEADLGYESSDVGALCFSGVDSTSFHDAVDEVEAILEAGREETGTEFSVTSDDHGYHWVVLEDDDPEDLITSMHFAADTFIEHDYGSRLLAAVFAYENRDGPAYWIYSFRRGRFYPFAPRSGRERDSSVEFKLEAKLDGELEIERDKEYWYPLWPSEGGTHPWE; via the coding sequence ATGGGACTGGTCGACGAACTCCGCTCCGTGCTCGGCTTGCGCGCCGAGACCGACGCCAGACGCGACGCCGACCCCGAGGACCTGTTCGGGATGAGCACCGCCTACCTCACGATGGAGGCCGATCTGGGCTACGAATCATCCGACGTCGGCGCGCTCTGTTTCTCCGGCGTCGACTCGACGAGCTTTCACGACGCAGTCGACGAGGTCGAGGCGATCCTCGAGGCCGGCCGCGAGGAGACCGGCACCGAGTTCTCGGTCACCAGCGACGACCACGGCTACCACTGGGTCGTCCTCGAGGACGACGACCCCGAGGACCTCATCACGAGCATGCACTTCGCCGCGGACACGTTCATCGAGCACGACTACGGCTCGCGGCTGCTCGCGGCGGTGTTCGCGTATGAAAACCGAGACGGCCCCGCCTACTGGATTTACTCGTTCCGCCGCGGCCGATTCTACCCGTTCGCCCCCCGCTCGGGCCGGGAACGCGACTCGAGCGTGGAGTTCAAACTCGAGGCGAAACTCGACGGGGAACTCGAGATCGAACGCGACAAGGAGTACTGGTATCCGCTCTGGCCGAGCGAGGGCGGGACCCACCCCTGGGAGTGA
- a CDS encoding metal-dependent hydrolase, whose protein sequence is MVEPIGHVAMALLFAVPAWFLWGRRPAVTFAVLTQATALFPDVDIYLREHFVRPLLQHHGITHTVPFMLVVGGIFGVGAAYALTPVLNANRLIHSDSITPGTTFVFTTAAFWAGGLSHVAVDLLSAEPDAAIAPLWPLYRDDVVVNIVAYDSTPVNLGLIVTAIVVHVVLYRAERYPYETRWRVG, encoded by the coding sequence ATGGTCGAACCGATCGGTCACGTCGCGATGGCCCTCCTCTTTGCGGTACCGGCGTGGTTCCTGTGGGGACGCCGCCCCGCGGTCACCTTCGCCGTCCTGACGCAGGCGACTGCGCTGTTCCCCGACGTCGACATCTATCTCCGAGAGCACTTCGTGCGCCCGTTGCTCCAGCACCACGGGATTACGCATACGGTGCCGTTCATGCTGGTCGTGGGCGGTATCTTCGGCGTCGGCGCCGCGTACGCGTTGACGCCCGTCCTGAACGCCAACCGATTGATTCACAGCGACTCGATCACCCCGGGGACGACGTTCGTGTTCACGACGGCGGCGTTCTGGGCCGGCGGTCTCAGTCACGTCGCGGTGGATCTGCTCTCGGCCGAACCGGACGCGGCGATCGCACCCCTCTGGCCGCTGTACCGCGACGACGTCGTCGTCAATATCGTCGCCTACGACTCGACGCCGGTGAACCTCGGGTTGATCGTCACCGCAATCGTCGTCCACGTCGTCCTCTACCGGGCCGAGCGGTATCCCTACGAGACGCGGTGGCGCGTCGGCTGA